A genome region from Eurosta solidaginis isolate ZX-2024a chromosome 2, ASM4086904v1, whole genome shotgun sequence includes the following:
- the crok gene encoding UPAR/Ly6 domain-containing protein crok, translating into MDTVKSAAFLALFFGCFLHLGLTIKCWDCRSDNDPKCGNPFDNSSLVITDCAQEPELPHLPGVRPTMCRKIRQKMHGEWRYFRSCAYMGEPGIEGDERFCLMRTGSYNIFMEYCTCNSKDGCNGSGLLRTNKTAYLLSTLLTGVVTWILAI; encoded by the exons ATGGACACCGTAAAATCAGCAGCGTTTCTTGCTTTATTTTTCGGGTGTTTTCTTCATTTGG GTTTGACTATTAAATGTTGGGACTGTCGATCAGATAATGACCCAAAATGTGGAAATCCGTTTGATAATAGCTCCCTAGTTATAACGGATTGTGCTCAAGAACCTGAGCTACCTCATTTACCTGGTGTACGACCAACTATGTGCAGAAAGATTAGACAAAAAATGCATGGAGAGTGGCGATATTTTCGCAGTTGCGCTTACATGGGTGAACCTGGGATCGAAGGGGACGAGCGCTTTTGCCTCATGCGTACTGGGAGTTACAATATATTTATGGAATATTGCACCTGTAATAGCAAAGATGGTTGTAATGGTTCCGGCTTACTAAGGACGAATAAAACTGCATACTTGCTTAGTACATTGCTAACAGGTGTAGTCACTTGGATTCTAGCGATTTAA